In the genome of Phragmites australis chromosome 9, lpPhrAust1.1, whole genome shotgun sequence, the window GTACCGCGGCAAGTtcgacaagtccaagatcgaCTGCCGCAACTGTGGTGAGTTCGGACACTTCGCCGATGAGTGTCCTGTGGAGAAGAAAGTGCTGAAGGGTGTGGCGTAACTCGCTATGGCAGATGCTGACGATGAGCCCACGCTGCTGTGAAGGCTAGAGGACGTCAGCCAACAAGATTAGGGGGTGATTGTTAGACTTAATCTTGTTGTACGTGTTGCTTTATGTTCAGTGCATCGTTGAGTTCAAGTTAGTAGTGTTCGTGTCTGTCGTACAGCATGGCGTAGTGGCCAGGACCTGCAAGTGCAAGCAGATCGGCAGCCATGACGTGAGTGTGAGTATGTGTTGTGGTGTGCGGCCAGGTGCCTGGTCAAGACATGGCGAGTGCTTAGGAGAAAATCAGCTCATGCATGTAGTCGTTAGTGGTGATCTGCATGTAGAGAGATGTGCCTTGCATGTAGGAAGGTGATTAGTGGCCACGGGAGAGTTTGGCCGGGTCGTGCGGCCAGACATGGCTCAACCAGTGTGTGCGTGCGTGTTTATTTAAGTCGTTGTAATCACCGCGTTCATGATGCTGTGGTGAAGAGAATAGAAGTGTTGTGGGCGCTGGTGTGCAGTGCCGTGAAAAAGAGACTTCTCATGCGTGCCTCTGTTTGTGAAAGTGTACGTGTTTACCATACACCTGAGCGATCATAGAGTTTCGTGAGTTCGTGAGGAGACTGATCGATTTGGTCATTTCCAACAGACGCTATCTCCGCGCTCCTTCTGCGTCTCCTCTCTATGGCCACATCCCCACTGCCGTCCACCTCCTCTCCATTGCGCTCATCCTACAAGGCGGCGGCGAAGCCCTCCCCTTTCTATGGAGCAGAGCGGTGGAGAGATCGCCGCCAAGCGCGCGAAGCCCTCCGAAGATGACGCCGGTGTGGACCGCCTCagcgagttccccgaggacgtCCTggtcctcatcctcctccgcatcgacaccgccgccgccggtcgAACCAGCGTCCTCTCCTGCCGCTAGCTCCGCCTTTGGGCGTTTGTCCTGGAGCTCCGCTTCCCCCTCTCCCCACCTCATTGCCTCCACACTCGCCGCCCATGAAGCAGCCCTCCACTATGCTATCTCTTCGTGTGGACCCTGGACGTCGCCCCCAAGTCCGTGGCGGCCTGGCTCCGCATCGCCGTGCGGCGCCTCTCCGACCGCCTGATCTTTGAGAACCGGGCGCCATGAAGAAATGCCAATGACAACGGCGAAGAGGAGGTCGGGGAAATAGGCACCTTTGAGCTGCCCTGCCTCGAGCGCGCTGCCGTCGTCTCGCTCGACCTAGGTTTTCTTGGCCTCGCCGTGCAGCCCGCCGGCGTGTTCGCTCGGCTCACCGAGCTCTTCCTAAGCCGCGTCTGGTTCCACGGACAATGCGAACTCGTCGACGTCGTCTCCTCGCCGCGGTGCCCAAGCTTGCAGAAGCTCAGCGTCCGTGACGCCCATGGGCTGGTCAATCTTGCCATCCACTCGGAGTCTCGCGCTGCGAAAGCCGTGTGGGGGCACGCGAAGGAGGCTGGGGCGCGCACGTGAGGCTGAGCATAGAGAGCACGGAGGACACCGGTAGAGGAGCTCCAGGAGTGCTTCGACCATGGAGTGAAGTGCGGTGCACACGAGCGGGGAGGTGGCAAaaccaaggaagaagaagactaaggctcgtttggcagggctccagattctcccagaaacgtttcggtttcagattctccctggaaacgtttctctggtgaatcaccttcaattttctgaaaacgtttggcagggattctggattcagattcttgaagaaaaatgacctgagtgattctcgaaacgggtgaaacaccattttgggtgattctcctcgtagtgttaaaaatgagaaacgtttcaggtgattcaaggtgaaacgtttcacgttttggtgcgtttggcagggattctagagaatcaccagagaatctgaaacgtttcttgcaaccaaacgggacctaaggaggaagaaagagaaatcGGCTTTAGCTAGGGGCAAACAGGTCATTTCGCATCTCCCTTAACGTCGGCATGGCTAGGTGGCACCACAGGGTGAGCAAAATGGCACGCGAGTAAAAACTTTCTCCGATGGTAAAAACTACAACGAGGTCGATGGCATTTGAAAAGTGGGCGTTCTTATGAATGATAAAAAGTTAATTTTCTCAATGTGGTGGCACATTTGGAACGGGATTAGAATGGCTAGATCCTAGTCTCTTGCTCAAATTTGACCCAGAATAGGGgaaatgtttctttttttttttctcccgctCAATCTATGATATGACAAGAAGAAATAATCTTtgtcaaaatttgaaaaaaaattagcagcTAAATGAACCTCTAAATCTTTGTAAAAGTTAGTTTTTGCACAAGACAAATACTTGCATAGCATACAGATATCCTGATAATATATATGTAGAGGAGATGTGacaaaacaaacatatattttttcgagGATGCTGATCAAAAACACATGAATTACGATCACAGTTATAAAAAAttgtagtttattttttatgcaCTTAGTCTTATGCTTTCCATTCCTAAGGACACGTACAATGCTGAACCTCAGCCGTTTTATAGGTCATCATGTGCATCGCTATGTAGAATTTTAGATGTCGTGAAGAAGATAGAAAGATATCGTTGTCTCGTGAAATAACTGTGAGATTTAGCTATAAGACAACTCATGTGCTATTATACCGTATGTTGTTTACGATAGACATGTTCTCTTACCTTCCATCCACTATAAATTAACAGGGTGTGAAGCTACTATGAGACGCCTAAAAAGATGATTTGTATAAGAAATTATGTGTTAAATCATCTAAAATTATATAGAAACTATAAAGTAGCCTATAAGACGATACCATTATACATTGTTCTTGCCCTGAAGCTTTTGATGAATAGCGAAAACCGATTCGTCCTATCCTTGCAGCATAATATGGTGAGTAGCTCTTTTTCGTTATTGTTCCTCTCCGTTCGATGACTCTCATGGCTTCATCATGCTCTGATATGGCGGTATAAAGTTTGTGATAAAATGCCACTAGataaaagggaaaaaaacaGGGGCAATTGAAACTAACTAGTTACATGCCCGTACGTTGTAACGGGAGTAAAAAAATTCACGAGATAAAATAGTTGACAGGTAAAACACATACATTACAATAAAACAACAATCTATTTGACAATGAGCGTGGTAAAGGTCTCCATCTCGCGCTGCCATACAAATAGCAAAAGGATATACTTTTTTCGAAACGAAATAGCAAAATGATATATTACTTGACTCGAAGTTGTATATATGGTGAATGGTGTTTGCGAATCTGCTATCGAAACGAAATAGCAAAAGGATATATTTTTTACCTTTTGAGGTATAGTGTCATCTTCATTGACAAAATATTGCCCGGTAATAATAAGAAAAAATGTTCCAGCTCTACATATTGCGAAGCAACTCATGCATAGAGATAACCCAAAAGAATTGAAAGCATTTAAACAATATATAAGCAAGACAAGCCGTGCTTGACAGTTGAATAGGCCGGATGATCTTGTAACAGGTTAGGATAAGTCTGCCAACAAGAATAAAATAGCAAACAATTAGCTCAATCATCAAAATTTCACTCTATGAAGTGAACTCGGTTCAGCAAACTTCAGTCAAAACAGACAAATATTTTCCATATAGTAGCTCGCCCttatttttatcaaaatatagtaTCCCACCTTTTACCACATGCTTCCATGATTCGGCTGACAAGTAGTAACTGGTTTTTGGAAGGGAGCAGAAACAAGCCAATAGAAATACCTTGCTTCCTCTAGTGATCTCCATTCTACCCGCTGAATTCTCCCATCTAACGAATATGACAATGAATCCATTTAATACCCACAACTTTAACTTGTTTCTGCTCCCTTCCAAATACCACCTCATACTTGCGGGAAAAAGAATTCATAGAGGCCTGGTACAACATAGCAAGTTAATATTGACAAACCCGCTGCACATCTCTCCAACTGTGAGATTAAAAATAGCTGGCCCGCTTTCCTTAAGTGTACACTGGAGATCACCATCAGTGAAGGTCCCAATCAAATGATGCCCGCCATCAACCACAAGTAGACACCCACAACCTTTACTGGTGAGCTCAGTGAGTTGATCCATTATCATATCTCCCTCCTTGCACAGAGGAAGCTCGTTCTGTTTCTTCATAACATCCTTAACCTGCAGGGTGTTTTTGTAAGAACAAATAGTCTAAAAGACACCTCACccatagaaaaagaaaatgttagCATGTCAAATAAACAATAACACCCATAGAAATCCAGAtggttgaagaaacaagatctaGGCTTGTTTTCACATTCTTTAACTTCCATTTTCCCCCAGTTTTGCACATGAACAAGGCATTCATTGAAATGTATCATGCCATGCATACCCGGGCTCACTCGTCAATGGGAGCTACGGAATTGTAGCTAACTGGACAATTAAAACATCAAACAATTGACATAATAATAAGTGTCCACATAATAATAAGTGTCCACATGCTTCCATAATAATACGGATAACTTCAGAAAAACAGCAAGCTCTATAAGGGGACTGATCTttacaacaaagaaaaaaaaaactaattgaGTAGTTTGGAGTTATCAGTGTCCACATAATAATTTAGAAGAACTCCCAAGAGCACCACCAGGTAATTCAAAATGAACTTGTTTCTGTCATTGTTTCATACAGGTACGCAATCGCTAaaaaataattcctttaatATTTAGGTACATTATTTTGAAGTTTTGACTCTTTAGGCATTGAGAAAGCTACAGGTGAAAAAAGTTTGCAGTTATGAGCTTAATAAATGCACATAAATGTTTTACAACACACCCACTGCATTGTCTAAACCTCAGTGCACAGGACAAACATGCAAACGAACTGGGCATTTGAAAAATGGAAAAGATGCgatacaatcactatcatacctCTAACAGGAGCACCATCCATCAACTCAAACTTTGCAAGAGTCTCAGTTTCAACATATGTGTTAGAGCCTGATCCTGTTGATTCCCGACGACGAATCTCCAGATCCATGTTTTGTATCTTTATTCTGACAAGAAGAAAATATATCTTCCCAATAATCACATCATTGAGATGGTACTGAACAATATgggaaaatatgaacaatactGCAGGTTTCCAAAGTGAGAAACTTATCAGAACAGACAAACAGACAGGCATACGATCTTACATGCTTTTGCTGTATTCAAACTCAATATGTAAGCAATCTTCAATTCCTACTTCCATCTGAAAAGGAACATTGAGTAGCATGAATTGCATAATGAAATACAcaatcatctttttttttttgtcagatcATTCTTACTTTAATGGTTTAACCACATCAAATAGCAAAAGTCATGCAATTAAAGATATCGCTGAATAGAGCGATAGGGAAACACATTATTTAATTTCTCTCTTTGggatattttaaaaaaagtgTCAAGTAACTATAATCAATTCCATCATACCAGAGCTGTTTAATCTGTATATTTTGGTGCAATCAGCATATTAAATTAAAACCATCAACACAACATTCTTTTCGCAAGAACCTTATTGCTCATTTGAATTATAACAACCCTCAGAATGGACAGCCGTATTTGGAATATTAGGATCTCAGAATGGCAGGGAGGGTCCGGACCGATAATAGCATATCAGATAACTTCATTTCTGAGGAGATCAGGTGCATTGTTCACTTTCCAAAAAACCATAAGGTCAGCACTCAGCAGTGAACCAGTGTTCTGACTCAGAGTTCAAGAGCTGTGTTTTCCACACACACAAAAAGGACATGTGTGGTTAATGACAAGCAGCTAATTTATCTCTTTTCTTGTTTTCAAACTTTCAAAACTGATATCTTCGAGATTTGATACCTGGATCATGTCCAAGTAAAAATGTATTCATTCTTTAAAAGATGGGGATAAAATGGTGTCTATAAGGCCATGAACCAACCCATTTTATGGAAACCAGACTGTCCAGTTTTTTTTCGGttttcagcaaaaaaaaaaaattatcaggcTTCACAGGTTTCTAGAACCTGGTGTGACCACACGGGTAAGCTAACATGAACTGCGGGAGAGAAATTTAGTAAACATTGTGAAGGCCTCAAACACACAAATGTTAATTTGAGAGACTGTACCAGTTTATTACAACACTGTCAAGTTCTATGCTAGGTTGCTAACATATCTTACAAGCATCAAATGAAAAGCTTCCGTTAATAAGAACTCACCTTAATGCTGTTGTTGATTGTAGGGACAAGAGTGTAGTTTCTTACCTGCCAAAAGACAGGAAGATAAGTCATTAAATATTCTGAAAAAACTCTGCAATTCGCTAGAACACATTAAAATTAAGAAATGTTTTGTCTTGAATGTGCTAGTTCATATCAATGAAGGCAAAATAGAATGGAGCATTTATGTTGCAGAGTCATAAACATACCCAAAATCTGGTGTGATTGTTCCAAAATAACAGAAATAAACTCTATGGTTGTATGACTTTCAAGTAGGCAGTATAAATTAAATGTATTGGTGGTTATCAACTTACACAGAAATCCCGGTATTCCACAATATTCCCAACATAGTTTCTGCCAATTGTCACCTTCAAAATGTACCTGTGAGCACATCAAGCGTACTTTGGTCTTTAGAGGTGTTTCAGTGCTTCACTAAATCCTTCTCTCCAGCACTTGAACAATTCTGGGGGCACAAAATGACAGCAAGCTATACTCACCAGATGCTGTTGCACCGTGACCCAGCTCGCTCCGGTTCCTCGTCTCCTAGCTCGGCACCGACTCCTCTGTAACCGCTCCTCGCCCGGGCCCCCTTCCCGACCAGTACTGCATGTAGGAGAAAAAAACTGAGGAGCAAAGAGAGCTCGCACCTTGATACATCAATCAGTCATCTGGAACACGTGAAATATGCATTCTAAGACAGCTCGCACCTTGATCTCAGCGCATGCTGTCAACACACTCACCATAGTGAATCCATCCGGCTTGAAGTCGACATCCAACATCTCCCGGAAGACGGTGAGCACCTCGTTTGGGCGGCCATTGGCCGCGAACCCGTTGAGCATCGAGTTCCAGGAGACGAGATTGCGCTCGCGCACGGGTATTTCGTCGAACACCCTGTGCGCGCTCTCGAACAGGCCGCACACGCCGTCGAGGTGGACGAGCGAATTCTTGACGTAGACGAGCGCAGCGAGCCCGTTCTTGGCGGCTTCGGCGTGGAGGCGCTCCCCGTCGCGGAGCGCGAGGAGGCGCGCACACGTGGAGCAGCGGCGGGTAGGTGTGCGTGTCGGGCGGCGCGAGGCCGCGGCGGTGGAGCGCGAGCGCAAGGCGCGAGCGGGGCGAGGACGCGGCGATGCGGAGGATGGTGTTGAGGGAGAAGGGGTCCGGGTTGGGGAGGATGCGGGATAGGACGGCGACGGCGTAGCGGAGCGGCGGGGCGCGGAGGGAGTCGAGGTGGAAGAGGAGGTGCTTGCCAAGCAGCGGGTGGGCGGGCGGCACCCCGGCGCCGAGCGCGCGCCGTGGATCTGCTTGGCCGCGGGGAGGGAGGGCGACgcgaggtggaggcggaggagggccGGAAGCGCCGGAAACCAGTGGTGCGGCTAGTGGTGGttcttggaggaggaggcggcggcggcgaagtggaggaggaggtcgggtaTCGGCGGCGTCCACTCGCGATGGAGGGGAGACGGGGCTGGCTAGCGGCGGAGGGAAGACGCGGGGATGGGGGAGGGGGGTGGCTGGGCCGGATCTGAGAGGGGGGCGGCGGCTCGTGGCTGGGTCTGAGAGGGGAGCTGCGGGAATGGGATTGCACGGACGGGGACGGTGGGAGCGGAACGGGAATCGGGAGCGAAACGGGAATGCGAGCGGAACAGGACGCTGAgcgtattttttaagtagtacagATTCACAGCACATGTGTTTTTTAAATGGAGCACATGTGGTTTTTTGAAACCAATTCTTGTGTGAAAtacagcaaaaagaaaaaaaaaagagccgaTCAGATTTAGCTCAAGTATCTCTTCGGGCGATCTGGGCCGTCGGTCCGTCAGATCGCGAGCCATCCCaccgagagcgagagagagagagagagagatgagcgcggcggcgggcgggctgcggcggctgctggcggcggcgggcgcggcgggcgcggcggagGGGCGGGCGGCCATCTTCGGCCACGCGGTGAACCCGACGGGGAAGCGCGCGGCGACGAAGCTGCTGCGGAGGAAGCTGGTCGGGGAGCAGGTCGCGCAGTGGTACCCCTACGACATCAAGCGCGACGACCCGCTCGTCATGGCCCGGGAGGAGAAGGAGTaagtggccgccgccgcctccccccccccccccccccccgagtcAGAAAGGCATCTCGGTGACGCCCGGGAACGTGTTCGTTGATACGCCTCACTGATGCCAAGTTGATGGGTTCACAGGCGTTTGTAGTAGTTCTTGATTGTTGCAATCAGGGGTTCAGGTTGCCCAGTGCCATTTGGAGCGTGGTGTTCCTTGGCACGGAAATGCGTatgtttttcttgttggttatgtgtGGTCATGCACTTAGGGAACTATGGCATGGCACTACTTTAGCTTGTCTAGATAGACTGGTTCTGTGATATGCAGATTTGGTCATTTGGTGTCACATAGGATACCTTGATTGGTGTCATCCCAAGAATGTGTTTATTAATGCACCAGGTTTTACACACCTTACTAGCTGTGTACACATTTTACTAGATATGACAACTAACACGTACCTGTATTCATCCAAACCTTTTGCTTGGATGATTTATAGTAAATCAGGACATGGATCATTCAACATTTGGTCATGTTGAAGTTAGTTCTCCTAATCAATTAATTGGGTGGATCATGCAATTGAGCTTTTTTTTTCACTCACCAGTATTGAAATACCAGTTTCcactgtctttttttttttttttttttttgcattgtcGTGTGATGTAACCATGACtacaaaaatatttggaaaCATATTTGGAAAAATACGCAAGAACTGGATCCTTTATTCTGGGTTTCAGTTGAAACCAGAAAAAACTGGCCAATTCCCAGTTGAGTTTTGTTAGATACTTGGGTTTGCATCTCAGGTCTATTCAGTACTGATTACCAGGAAACTAGGCTGGGAGTGGTTACAACACTTGTTTAGTGGTATCCTTCGacaagaataaatattaacaaATGCAAAAGCTACATGTGTAACCTGACTTGTTTTACGTCTTCTGAAAGCCAAAGCCTTCAATTTTACAGTATCTTATTTGTGATTCTGGGTGTAAAAAAAAAGCTTGTGGTGCTGTTCATCTAAATTACATGTCTATGCTTCTAGTATTGTGCAGGGTCAACCAGACAAAGAACTGCAGATTTCACAATGAACATGTGGAGTCTGCTCAAATTAAAATGCTTATAGAAGTAACAGGCTGGTGTCTGAGGTTTGAGGTTTCTGCCTGGAGACAGAAACCTCCTGGGGGCTGAACTGCAAGCTAAAGCATAGGCACGATTGTCATGAATCAAGCATGATAGTTATATTAGTGTTCCATTCTGAAGTGCAGATCTAAATACATCATATTGTTTCATGTTTTGGCTAACTAGATTATCGTGAGTCAAGCATATTGTGAGATGGAACTTCTCTCTGCAAGATCATACTATGAGCGGTTATCTTATCTACATCTCTCCTTTCTACAGGCGCCTGTCCAAGCTGGAAATGTTGAAGCGTCGTGGCAAGGGTCCGCCAAAGAAGGGCCAGGGAAGGCGTGCGGTCAAGAGAAGCAAATAATTGCCTTACTATTGCCTACTTCTGTTTATGGCATTTGCGTTGTTCGAATGCTGTATCTTATTTGATGATATATGAATAAACACTCCGTGCTTGTTTGACGAAGTTTCGTTTCCGACTTATTTGCAATGGATTTGCCTTCCTCATTTGAAGAATTGCATATGCAGAAATTTATAAATAATACTTCCAGTTGAGTGCTTGATGCAAAGGCCTAATTAGCGACTGCGTCAGTGATGGAATCTTGTTTTGGCCAAGTATGTGAGCCTTGATGATGCAGAGTTACTGGCTCACTGCAGTCTTCTAGAtgaaaatctgaaaaaaaaaaagcatttgTCACTAAGAATGCAAGAGTTACAACATGTACTATCTCCaagtgtgtgtttttttttgagACGATACTATCTGCAAATGTTTGATTGTGTTTAGTTCCAATTCCAGGTACAACACGGAGACGCTTGGGAACTTATGCACGCGCCACGTGTATATGGTTCTGTGAGATCAGGTCTTCTCGGGCTCTCACTCTTGTCCAGAAAGTTGTTCAAATGCCACATGAACACTTATGAACGGAAGCTGGTGCAATGTGTCGTAG includes:
- the LOC133929633 gene encoding uncharacterized protein LOC133929633, whose translation is MEQSGGEIAAKRAKPSEDDAGVDRLSEFPEDVLVLILLRIDTAAAGRTSVLSCQEVGEIGTFELPCLERAAVVSLDLGFLGLAVQPAGVFARLTELFLSRVWFHGQCELVDVVSSPRCPSLQKLSVRDAHGLVNLAIHSESRAAKAVWGHAKEAGART
- the LOC133929634 gene encoding protein transport protein SEC31-like gives rise to the protein MCCESVLLKKYAQRPVPLAFPFRSRFPFRSHRPRPCNPIPAAPLSDPATSRRPPLRSGPATPLPHPRVFPPPLASPVSPPSRVDAADTRPPPPLRRRRLLLQEPPLAAPLVSGASGPPPPPPRVALPPRGQADPRRALGAGVPPAHPLLGKHLLFHLDSLRAPPLRYAVAVLSRILPNPDPFSLNTILRIAASSPRSRLALALHRRGLAPPDTHTYPPLLHVCAPPRAPRRGAPPRRSRQERARCARLRQEFARPPRRRVRPVRERAQGVRRNTRARAQSRLLELDAQRVRGQWPPKRGAHRLPGDVGCRLQAGWIHYVLVGKGARARSGYRGVGAELGDEEPERAGSRCNSIWYILKVTIGRNYVGNIVEYRDFCVRNYTLVPTINNSIKMEVGIEDCLHIEFEYSKSIIKIQNMDLEIRRRESTGSGSNTYVETETLAKFELMDGAPVRG
- the LOC133928434 gene encoding uncharacterized protein LOC133928434; this encodes MSAAAGGLRRLLAAAGAAGAAEGRAAIFGHAVNPTGKRAATKLLRRKLVGEQVAQWYPYDIKRDDPLVMAREEKERLSKLEMLKRRGKGPPKKGQGRRAVKRSK